The nucleotide sequence CAAGACCAGAGGCCTGCCGGAATCCGGCCTTGCCTGGATGAACTTCTTCCTGCTGTACGTTTCTCTGCCGGCGTTGCTGTTCCGCATCATGTCGGAGACACCGTTCGCCGAACTGAACAACCCGCCATTCCTGATCGCAACGACGATCGGCACGATCAGCGCGTTCGTGCTGGCGATGGTGACAGGGCGGATCATCGGCGACCTCTCGCTGCGCAAGGCGACGGTCTCGGGCCTGGCTGGCGCCTATGGAAACATTGGCTACATGGGACCGGGGCTGGCGCTGGCGGTGCTTGGCAGCAAGGCGGCGGCGCCGACGGCGCTGATCTTCTGCTGTGACAGCATTTTCCTGTTCTCGATCGTGCCGCTGTTGATGGCGCTGACCGATCGCGAGCATCCGTCCTTCCTGCACGCGATTGGCGTCGCCGGGCGGCAGATCGTGCTGAACCCGCTGATCATGTCGGCCGCCGCCGGAGCGCTCGCTGCGGCGCTGCATATTCAACTGCCCGTTGCGGTCGACAAAACCCTGCTGTTCCTGCAGAACGCGGCGGCGCCAACCGCGCTGTTCGTGCTCGGCGTCACCGTGGCGCTGCGCCCGTTCGATCGCGTGCCTTGGGAAGTGCCCGGCGTGATCGCGATAAAACTCCTGGTCCATCCGCTGATCGTGTTCGGCTTGATGCTGCTGCTGGGGCCGTTCGCTCAGCCCTGGGCGACGACCGCCGTGCTGATGGCCGCGCTGCCGCCGGCGTTGAACGTGTTCGTGATGGCACGGCAGAACAATACCTGGATCGAGCCGGCGTCGGTCGCCGTCCTGATCGGGACCTTCGCATCCGTGGTCACGCTGACCAGCGTGATGTGGTTCATCCAGAGCGGACGGCTGGTGTTTCCGTAAGTGTGGCGCGGAGATACAAAATCGCGAAAACAACCCCATGCAAAGTAGAGTTGGGCTAGGTCACAGCGCTCACGCTGGCAGCTAGCTGACGCGCTTCCAGGTCGGCGCCAGCCCCTCGCGCATCGCGAGCCGCCGCAGCGGGCCGAATGAGCCAAGCAGGTGCATGCCTGCAGCGCGCAGCGATTGCATGCCCAGGAAATCGCTGAGCAATGAACGGTTGGCGACATCGATCGCAATCAGCCGGCTCGCGACGTCGGCGCGGCGGGCGGATTGATAGCGCGCCAGCACTGCCGGCGATCCCGGATCTTCCCCGAGCGAGATCGCACTCCCAGCGATGTCGGCGATATCGGCCGCATCGCGCAGTCCCATGTTGAGGCCCTGCGCGCCGATCGGCGGCACCACATGGGCGGACTCGCCGACCAATGCGACGCGGTGGCTGGCGAATTGCGCAGGACGCTCGATCGTCAGCGGAAACAGGTTGCGCCCGGCTTCAACCTCGACGCGGCCGAGAATGGAGTGGGACTGTCTTTCGGCGGCCTCCGACAATTCCTCGTCGCTGAGCGACATCAGCCGCTCGGCTTCCCTGCTCGCCGAGACCCAGACTACGCTGCAGCGGTTGCCGGGCAGGGGCACGAATACGCACGGACCCTGTGGGGTATGAAACTCGGTGGAGATGCCGTTGTGCGGCCGCGAATGGGAAATGTTGAAGGTCAGCGCCGACTGGTGCAGGTCGCGGCGGCTGATCCCGATTCCGGCCGCCTCGCGGGAAGGCGACTGCCGGCCGTCGGCGCCGATCACCAGCCGCGCGGCGATCTGGTCGCCCCTGCTGGTACGGACGGTGACGACCGCATCCTGCGGGTCGATCGTAGCCGCCTCGTCGTCAAATCGGACGAGGTTCGAAAGCCCGCCGGCGCGCTCTTCGAGGGCGACCATCAGCGAGCGGTTGTCGATGTTGTAGCCGAATTGTTCGAGGCCGATCTCCTCCGAGGCGAAGCGCACCTCGGGCGCGCGGATCAGCCGGCCGGTATCATCGACGAGGCGCATGGTCCGCAAGGCGGCAGCCTTGTCGCGGCAGCGGGGCCAGACGTCCAGACGTTCGAGCAGATCGGTGGAAGCTCCGAGCAGCGCCGTGGTGCGGTTGTCGGCATAGGGGACGCGGCGGGCGAGCAGGGCGGTTCTCGCGCCGGTTGCGGCCAGCGCGATTGCTGCAGTCAACCCGGCCGGCCCGCCACCGATCACGGCAGCGTCATAAACTTGCGATGCATCGTTCATATTGGGACAATTGACGTTCGGAGCGGCATTTTCAAGCCATCAACTGGCCGAAATGTTTCCGCCCAATCGCGCGGCGGAACGCCGCAAGCGCCGATATGCAAACCGGAGCGATTCCTGATAGCACTGCCGGAGCAATGGACCAGACCACAGAGCCAGATTCCGCACCCGCGACCGGCCGAATGCGGACCGCAGCATTCGCCGTGCATCTCTTCACGGCCATGGGGGCGGGCATTGCGTTGCTGGCGATGCTGGAGGCCGTGCGCGAGCATTGGGCGAACATGTTCGGCTGGCTTGGCGTCGCCCTGATCGTCGATGCGATCGACGGCCCGCTGGCGCGAAAGCTTGACGTCGTGAGGTTGCAGCCGAACTGGTCGGGCGAGGTGCTCGATCTCGTGGTCGATTTCGTGACCTACGTCTTCGTTCCGGCCTATGCGATCACCGCGAGCGGAATGCTGCTGCCGGTGGCGGCGCCGCTGCTCGGGATCGGCATTATGGTGTCAGGCGCGCTCTATTTCGCAGACCGGCGCATGAAGGCGTCCGACAATCACTTCCGCGGATTTCCGGCGCTGTGGAACGCCGCGGCGTTTTATTTATTCTTGCTGCACTTGCCGCCGGCGCTCTCCACTCTCGGCATTGCAGTTCTGATCGCGCTGACCTTCGCGCCGTTTCATGTGCTGCACCCGATCCGGGTCGTGCGTCTGCGCTGGCTGACTTTGTGGCTGCTTGCCGTCTGGGCCGCGCTTGCGATGTATACGATCGCCTGCGACTTCAACGTGGGTGCTCCCATCGTCGTCGGGCTTTGCGCCATTGCGGCCTACATGGTGGGAAGTGACGCGGTGATCCGGCGAATAAGGTCATTCAGAGCATGATGGAATTGTTAACGAGCCCGGAAGCCTGGGCCGCGCTGCTGACATTGACGGCGCTGGAAGTCGTGCTCGGCATCGATAATGTCATTTTCATTTCGGTGATCGTCTCGCGCATCCCGCCAGCGCAGGCTAAACGCGCACGCCAGATCGGCCTGCTTCTTGCGCTGGTGTTTCGCATCGTCCTGCTCAGCGTGCTGGTGTGGCTGATCGGCCTGACCGAACCGATCATCACGGTGAGAGACGTGGACCTGTCGTGGCGCGACATCATCCTGATCGCCGGCGGCGCATTTCTGATCGCGAAGGCGACGCATGAAATCCACGGCGAAGTCGAGGCGAGCCATGGCGAGCCTGATACTGAACCCAGGGCGAGCGTGTTTTTCTGGGCGATCATGCAGATCATCGTCATCGATATGGTGTTTTCGCTGGACTCGATCATCACGGCGATCGGTATGGCGCAGGACCTGGAAATCATGATCGCGGCCGTCGTCATCGCCTGCGTGATCATGTACATCTCGTCGGGCCCGGTGGCAAAGTTCGTGGCCAATCACCCGACCACCAAGATGCTGGCATTGGCGTTCCTGGTGCTGATCGGCGTGGCGCTGGTCGCCGATGGATTCAAATTCCATATCCCGCGCGGCTACATCTATTTTGCCATGTTGTTTGCGGCCGCGGTTGAACTGTTCAATGTGCTCGCCAGGCGCAACCGCAGGAAGGCCGCCAGATAGCCGGTTTGGACCGATCAGTTGACAAGGCGGCGGCGATGGCTTTCGTTTCGCGGGTCAAGTGGGGTGCTTGAGCAAATACCGAGGGAGAAACTGTCATGACCAAGGCCGTGCGCGTGCACAAAGTAGGGGGTCCGGAAGCCCTGGTGTATGAGGACGTGGACGTGGCGGCACCC is from Bradyrhizobium sp. AZCC 2176 and encodes:
- the pcsA gene encoding phosphatidylcholine synthase; protein product: MDQTTEPDSAPATGRMRTAAFAVHLFTAMGAGIALLAMLEAVREHWANMFGWLGVALIVDAIDGPLARKLDVVRLQPNWSGEVLDLVVDFVTYVFVPAYAITASGMLLPVAAPLLGIGIMVSGALYFADRRMKASDNHFRGFPALWNAAAFYLFLLHLPPALSTLGIAVLIALTFAPFHVLHPIRVVRLRWLTLWLLAVWAALAMYTIACDFNVGAPIVVGLCAIAAYMVGSDAVIRRIRSFRA
- a CDS encoding AEC family transporter, whose protein sequence is MVDILNLALPYFGLIFIGFACGKTRGLPESGLAWMNFFLLYVSLPALLFRIMSETPFAELNNPPFLIATTIGTISAFVLAMVTGRIIGDLSLRKATVSGLAGAYGNIGYMGPGLALAVLGSKAAAPTALIFCCDSIFLFSIVPLLMALTDREHPSFLHAIGVAGRQIVLNPLIMSAAAGALAAALHIQLPVAVDKTLLFLQNAAAPTALFVLGVTVALRPFDRVPWEVPGVIAIKLLVHPLIVFGLMLLLGPFAQPWATTAVLMAALPPALNVFVMARQNNTWIEPASVAVLIGTFASVVTLTSVMWFIQSGRLVFP
- a CDS encoding UbiH/UbiF family hydroxylase, with translation MNDASQVYDAAVIGGGPAGLTAAIALAATGARTALLARRVPYADNRTTALLGASTDLLERLDVWPRCRDKAAALRTMRLVDDTGRLIRAPEVRFASEEIGLEQFGYNIDNRSLMVALEERAGGLSNLVRFDDEAATIDPQDAVVTVRTSRGDQIAARLVIGADGRQSPSREAAGIGISRRDLHQSALTFNISHSRPHNGISTEFHTPQGPCVFVPLPGNRCSVVWVSASREAERLMSLSDEELSEAAERQSHSILGRVEVEAGRNLFPLTIERPAQFASHRVALVGESAHVVPPIGAQGLNMGLRDAADIADIAGSAISLGEDPGSPAVLARYQSARRADVASRLIAIDVANRSLLSDFLGMQSLRAAGMHLLGSFGPLRRLAMREGLAPTWKRVS
- a CDS encoding TerC family protein, with the translated sequence MMELLTSPEAWAALLTLTALEVVLGIDNVIFISVIVSRIPPAQAKRARQIGLLLALVFRIVLLSVLVWLIGLTEPIITVRDVDLSWRDIILIAGGAFLIAKATHEIHGEVEASHGEPDTEPRASVFFWAIMQIIVIDMVFSLDSIITAIGMAQDLEIMIAAVVIACVIMYISSGPVAKFVANHPTTKMLALAFLVLIGVALVADGFKFHIPRGYIYFAMLFAAAVELFNVLARRNRRKAAR